Proteins found in one Phycodurus eques isolate BA_2022a chromosome 18, UOR_Pequ_1.1, whole genome shotgun sequence genomic segment:
- the vgll2a gene encoding transcription cofactor vestigial-like protein 2a, with translation MSCLDVMYQVLGAQPYFTSYTTYHHHQQQQQLALDWKMQDPQDAGSGSRLGPPGSPTIKEEDKELPPGAEYLNARCVLFTYFHGDISAVIDQHFSRALSHASSSSSSSYPPSSHKTPKDGSFPMSQRNFPASFWNSSYPSPVPSSLASALSPPHSELAFAAGDPYAPPPLHGHLHQPGPDAWHPSHPHRRHHHHHPYSLGGSVGAQGSTYPRPAVHEVYGAAFDPRYGSVLVPSVRPHHCLASSGGSACDLGGKGESAAAWSGSFSGVGEIGLNMDAGLQTQDKSKDLYWF, from the exons ATGAGCTGCTTGGATGTGATGTACCAGGTGCTCGGAGCGCAGCCGTACTTCACCTCCTACACCacctaccaccaccaccaacaacagcagcag CTGGCCTTGGACTGGAAAATGCAAGACCCTCAGGACGCCGGCAGCGGCAGCCGCCTGGGCCCCCCCGGCTCCCCCACCATCAAGGAGGAGGACAAGGAACTGCCCCCGGGGGCCGAGTACCTGAACGCCCGCTGCGTCCTCTTCACGTACTTCCACGGAGACATCAGCGCCGTCATCGACCAACACTTCAGCCGCGCCCTCAGccacgcctcctcctcctcctcctcgtcgtaCCCACCCAGCAGCCACAAGACCCCCAAAG ACGGATCCTTCCCGATGAGCCAAAGAAATTTCCCGGCATCTTTCTGGAACAGTTCCTACCCATCTCCTGTCCCGTCGTCGCTGGCGAGCGCTCTGTCGCCCCCCCACTCAGAACTGGCCTTCGCCGCGGGGGACCCGTACGCGCCGCCGCCCCTCCACGGCCACCTGCATCAGCCCGGCCCAGACGCCTGGCACCCGTCCCACCCGCACCGCcgccatcaccaccaccacccctacTCGCTAGGGGGCAGCGTGGGTGCGCAGGGTTCGACGTACCCACGGCCCGCGGTGCACGAGGTGTACGGCGCGGCGTTCGATCCCCGATACGGCTCGGTGCTGGTCCCGTCCGTCAGGCCTCACCACTGCCTGGCGTCGTCCGGCGGCTCGGCGTGCGACCTGGGCGGGAAAGGCGAGTCGGCGGCGGCCTGGAGCGGGAGTTTCTCCGGAGTCGGAGAGATTGGACTAAACATGGATGCAG GTCTGCAGACGCAGGACAAGAGCAAGGACTTGTACTGGTTCTAG